The genomic DNA GCTGGTCTGTGCTGCAGCTTGAGCAGGTCGGCAATTCGATTTCCAACATGATCGCTGACAAAATATCCGCTATAAACTGTAGTTGTACATGTTGTACGTAACGGGCCGCATCGTCTGCAGACCCATGagtctttattttgttttccctgTTGAAAATAAAGCTGCGTCTCTCTTTTTGATCGTCACCTTCAAGAATACGGCCACCTTGTTTTAAACTGTCAATGGCCAAACACGCTGCGGTGCGTCAGGACGGATCAATCAAACCGTGCAGAGCAGTTTGGCCAGAAATGGTCAGCGTGTTTAGGCTCCACGTGGGCGGATCGCCTGGTAGATAAAATCTGAGTTGAGTTTCCCCAATCTAGACGTGTCATGATGCTCACAAACCGTGGGACCTTCTGTATCCCTCAAAACAATCATCTCACAGGACGACGTGCGTCACAGCGATTCACTTGGTACATTAACGTGTTCACAGTCACCAGTTATTCAGAAACTGTTCTGTGAGAAACACTGGGGTTGATTAAAACTCATAGTGTGACCAGAAGCTACCGGACCGcagttttgaagcctcgagtttgaTATGCAACaactgattggttaggtttaagcaCAACTCAggtctgattggtcagtgagcaggtaaaCTGCAgccccaccctcctcttcctggtgtatcttcctctaaatgggaccataatttactacatgaacgtcctgctgtgctgaagaagactgtaaacaagagactgagagcagaaactcatcaggaaaatgttcactgagttgataaatcaggagagaagtcgcctcattttcctcattgacttccatccaatcagacttcagtggagtcgccccctgctggacactagagaggatgcagctttaaggcttcactgttcagacccagaagcttttgtcctcttcttctATACGATCAATGAGTCTTTACCAACAGTGTACAAGAACAATAAAACCTTAACAGTTTGTTTAAACTgattaaagcagaaaatgttggCACTTATTGTGCCATTACAAGCTCAGGAAAAGTGTCCACTAAAAGGCACACAGCCTTTTACagccttttaaaaatgtggtaCAAAGAGGAATAACAGTCTTTATTTTAGCTACTATCAGTATTTCAGTGCCCAAATTGATGTGTGGATTttgatttatctgtttttatgcAGAGGTGGAGGCCAGAGCAGACCAACAACTGACAAGTCACAGCACATCCTCTTCCATCACTTACCTGTCCTTAAGGTGCTTGGCCTTCACCTGGGTCATCTGGCCACTAGAGAAGTCAAAAACCTCCTCGCTGAGCAGTTTGAGGATGATCATGTTGTTCTGACAGAGGCTCTCGCTGGTCCGACTCGCACCCACGATATCGCTGATGAAGGTGGGCCAGTGTTTGGGCCATTCCTGCTTCAGGATCTAAACCAGAccagagaagaaggagaaggaggaggaggaggaggaggaggaggaggagagcagctctGTGTCACTGGCTTCATCGCATCTCGTCACTCATTGTTCTTGTGTCAAACAGTCAAATGTTTATTTACCTGTACGAGGATCATGTTGAGTTTGGAAATGTACACTCCCTCCTTCTGAAAATGaagcacacaaaaacagtgacgTTCATTCACGGTGACTTAGAGGTACAGTTCCCTGACTTTCCCTGCCTGGAATAGACTCTTCTTAATCATTTCCAGGTATCCCATGACCCGTGGGCCTCCTCTGTTAATGTGAGCTCACCTCCATGTTTGCAGGGTCAGAGGACGTCTTGATGATCAACCCGACAACATACTTCTTGATGCCTGAAAAACGAatataaaagtgttttaaatcagaaaccacacagagagagatctCACTGACAGACACCCTCATTATCTGTTTATTTGATGGCATCACACTGACCTTCACACTGATTTCTTGGGAGAATCTTCCAGCGTGTTTTGATGACTGTCTCCAGAATCTGCAGCGCGTAatactgagaggaaaaacagagatgtATCAGAGCTCTGaagacacatcacacacacacatattcctcCCATCAGGACTTAGCAaacaacagctaacagctaaccaCAATACAGGATCCGCACTGTGATGCCTCCCTGCTGATGTCAGacacatgtgaatgtgtgactgTAAACATGGACCATACATACAGACACTGCATGCACCATCCAAGCCCATTTTTGGACTAATCCTGCCCCTTTAGTCGTTATCCTTACACAAAAACAACTGGAAACGACGGTGCTGTTTGTGAGTAACTTATTATAAATATGAGATCTTCTGTTGCAACACAGTTACAGATAAACCCCCACATCAGGCTGCGGAGAAAACTCGTCTATTTGCTGTTCTATTTGGAGCTTTTAACACTAATGGCAGCAGCGAATGCGGCACTAGGGAGGGAGGAATGGTGGATAGTTAGCATAAGCACCAAAAGCAATCATAACTGAGCAAATAAAGACAATCACCACGCTGCAAAAACTTCAACAGAGAACATTTTTGACAACAAATGCCTcacactgaaggaaaaaaaatcaaaaagtatTAATTTGGGTTTAAACACAGTAAGCTTCCATTAGCTTAGGAGATAATCTAATAAGTACAGTGGAGCTGAAGTAGAGTGAATGCCCTGAAAGCTCTGGCCTGATGTGGATGAACTGATAAACATCAGCTCATGTTATTACATCGGCCCccgactgacagacagacagacagacagacaaccagcaGCCGAGGCCAGTTTGGAGCGTTCCTCTGCTACAACACCAGCGTGTGTCGGGTACGTACTTTAGTTTTCATGTTCTGGGAGAACTCCAAGATGGTGTCGACCCTCGTCCAGGCGTCCGGGTGGTCCTTCAGGTTGGTGAGAACTTCCTGGGCCACTCGTTGCTGCAAGAGATCAACAGCAGACTTTATAGGCCATGAATCTTCAGGTTTTTAAAGATCAACTACAGGTACATCTCCCCCCCTAAAAGGTTACACGTCATATTTGACCGGACTTAGATGCACAGACTCCCATCCAGAAAGGAAAGCCCACAGCGGAAAGGATCAGTCCCCACCTGGGATCCAATGTCGTGGTACATCGAGTTGACAACATTGTCCAACAGGTTGATGTCCAGTTTCTGACTGAAGTCCAGCAGCTGTCTGGCTGGGTGATCCGCCAACATCGTCATTTCTGCTGGCATAGAGCTTCTGGAGTGGGGGGGCAGGGGGCGGGAGTGTTAATACTtcaaccacagcagcacacaatACTGAAACATGCAACAGAATATTACTGTAAGAAGTTTGCATGAACAAGTTTGCTATTATTTTAGAACAAGAGGGGTGAAGCTGTGCACCCACAGCAGAGGAGTGACTTTAAGTTGTTTTCCTGACATGTTTCTTGTAGTAGCCACTCAGAGACATGCTCAGTGAAACATGTGTCAAAGGCAGACACCCTGAAGCTTCAGTCAGCCCTCGTGGTCCGACTGTGACACCCATTGAAACGAAGCAGAAacttgcaacacacacaaaaaaggaacGAAACAACGCCCCCACTTGGCTGACTGGGTGCGCACAGCTGCATCCACCACAGCCCGACTGGTGGACCAGTTTAGAGGCTATTCAGGGCAATTAAAGTGCGTGGAAACGAGCCCGAGGACCCCGCAGAGTCCCCTCGGCTACACCACCTTGTCACGCTGGTTTTCCAACAGCTCGTAACAACCAAACAACCCAAACAAAAACCCCACATTACTTTCcgagactgactgactgatgctaatgctagcCCACGCTGGGTGAGTTAGGTGTTACTGTTGATCGGGCTCGACTTACCTGGTGTGTCCGGTCCGCTCGTCAAAAACAAGTGTTAGTTAGCTGGTGTGGCTCGAAGATCCGGAATATTTCTCTCCTGAACGCGATGAAAGCAGCCGGGCGGTGTTATCTCATTGCACACCCTCACGCTGCTCCTAACCTTCGAtgtagctaaatgctaacgttagcctttTCCTGGATGACACTTAGCGGCGCTGCCTTAAAAAATACCGTTACCGCTGGATACCTATCGGCGCACTTATCGGGCTCCCCGCACGTTACCTCAGCCTATTGTCTCTCCTCTCCAACCAGTCTGAAACATTTCTCCCGTTAGCTACCAATAACCACAGCCGACTCCCACCAGGCTACTAGCAACCTAGCGTGCTAATGGAAAAGTCAATGATGATTCCACTCTGCGGGCtaatgttaagctaagctaacagcacagATTCACGGAGACACACTCGGAGCGGTATTCCGGGTCATAACCGCGAGGTGAAAGAGTCTCGTTTTTATTTCTGATTCTATTCGCACACACTGTTGGAGAGCAGAGATGTTTTAATGCGTGCAAGTGTGCTCTTCCTCTAAGCTCATGCTTCCAACCACGGACCGGTTGAAACCGGTTGAGACCGGGATATTCATTCTCGCTGTTTCGGCCCGCCGCGCGCCGCGTAAAATTTGGACTACGTACCCGCCCACCCGGCGCCCGATTGGTCGCGCCGGCGCTGACGTCATGGCGTGTCATAGGCTGGGTGGAGCTGTCAATCTGGCTCAGCCTCCCTGATgaggaacaacaacaacaggggcCCTCATGTCAGACTCCTCTTAGCTCAGGGGCCACAtgcagaatcagaatcagacaGTTTTACTGTCATGGCACCAAGTAGTGCAACGAAATTAGCTGTGCTTAAAAACAAATAACCTAGAAATAACACTATGTAACCTGAAtcaatcagaatcaactttatttggccaagaataggcaaacaaggaattttaCTCCGGTGAAACTTGTCTCTCTGTGTACcgtgaaaaagaaagaaataaactacaacaataagaataagaacaggAACAATAACAGTATAAGTACTCACAACAACAGAATGTACAGTGGAGGTAGGTGTGGTGCATTTATGTAGTGCTAaaatagtaacacacacacacaaacatgcattcactcattcactcatgcatcaataaataaataacaataaaaaggcatgaaagaacagcagcagtgaggagtGCAAACATTGCAATGTTCACATTTATTGCACATTATAGTGACCACTGTGCTTGCACCTATGAGGTGTATGAGATGGGTTCAAGGTAGTGTTAGTTGGAGGTAGTGGCCTTACGAACAGCTTCTTCCCACAGGCCATCAGGCTGGtgactcccacacacacacactgtgttgtcACCTTATTGTGGCTGTAAACACTTTATTCCACCAAAGTTTACACggagcactgctgctgctgctgctggctcaggTGTTGTGTTGTTATAGTTTCTTATACTGCTGACTCATGTTTATTTAGATTGTTATAACTAgcttagtttgtgttgttgtagtTGTTATAGTTTCTTATAGTCTACTAGATTAGAGTATTTGTTCAGTGATGGGGGAACctgtctggttttctgtgcATATGACAGTAAACATCTttacaagtacatttactgagctctctttttacaaaacatcatGAACAACCTGAACTTTgtcttctctgtcatttttacactttggacCCTCTGGTGGGCCGGTTTTGGCCCGCaggccgtatgtttgacaccgCTGCCCTAAACTATTAGAAATAACTTGataaaatgagtttttaatAAGTGGGTTTATTGTAGGTGGTTCAGTCTGACATAAATggtaaataataatttttcgACCGCTTGAAGCACCtctacatcacatcctcactcacccatcattcattcaggggGAAGAtaaagttggaggagactattctcgGGCTTCAGTGtcacttcgacatgctgactcacaggAGCTGGAGATCAAACCACCCATTTTCTGATTcatggacgacccgctctacctctgagctaCAGCCACCTGcaaatacaataataatgacTGAAAATAAGTGTTTAATACTGCAGTCGTATTTGTTAGCTCAcatatttgattgattttaccCAAATGTTGTCTAATAACACAACTGTGTGTAACACAACTCATTGAAATCAGGCATTGTGCCCTTGTAGGAACAGATACAAATAGTAaaattaatgataatgaatgatTTAGCTCCCAAATCCATCCTGCATCCTCATTCTGAGCAGGTTTCCAGTAACATGTTGTGTTCCCACTAGAAACATGATGGAATAAAGCTAaaggatttgtttttgtgcGTGTGCTGTTGTCAGCTTCGGGCAAATCCTGGAAATGAGCTTTAAATCTTAAGAAAAGGAAGAAGTTTAATTTTGTCTGATGTTACAGGTATGAAGTGGATGAATCTGTGGATGCTTGCTGTGTACTGTTAATGTCCTCAGTAAAACCTGCACTATGACGAGTGTGCGGCCTGCAAATGTCCCGTGGGTGCGTTCAAAATCACTTCGTCACGTGTGAAACTTTTTATTCAAAACTCAGATTCAGTGCGTCACATTAAGCACATTTTCCTGAACCATTGTTCTGACACATTCTTACTCCTTACTGAGGATATTTGCACATTCCTGCATGTTTAACACACTGTTAAGTGTTTCTATTTCATATTTAGGTTTGACTTGCAGTACAGTACTGGCTGTAAATGCATGTTAAATCCATTACAACTacattaatgcattaattaTGCAAATTGATTATGATTCAATTAGTGTTTATTAAGTAGGCAAAAGTGAAACGAGGGAACAAAGGAAGTGATTTCAGGTGATGTGCATAATATTTACaatcaaatataaaatctaGTCATTGTAGGAAAACAATTCTTCAGCACTCTTCCTCACTGGTtgtcttcatcactgctctgttttctctgtcagagTTCTTGAACATTATATCGTGGCGTTTGATGACATCactccccttcttcctcctgtttAGCCTCAGCGTCACCCTCGCCGTCGTTGGCCTCAGCGTCACCCTCGCCGTCGTTGGCCTCAGCGTCACCCTCGCCGTCGTTGGCCTCAGCGTCACCCTCGCCGTCGTTGGCCTCAGCGTCACGCTCGCCTTCGTCAGAGTAATTCTCGTGATCGTCCGAGTAGTGGCAGCTTTCGTCTGAATAGTGGCGACTGTCCTCTCCGTCGCGGTGGCTCGTCGAGGCCTCGTCCTCCCTCTCGTCTGGATCTACTTCTGCGTCTTCGTCGTTCAGGAAGACCTTTCTGTAGCGCAGAGGTTCGAATCCAAAGTCTGACCCCTCTTGGTCACTAAAACAACAGAAGGAACACGTTTcttttaatgaataataaataaacaaagctGGGACACTGATCTGATTTCTGGTGTGTGCTCtcactttaaaactttaaacGATTTAAATCCCCTTTTCtatgtgtttatctgttttcttGGTTGTTTTTGATACTTTACTAACCAAACCGTTCGTTACAAGCGTTTTCATCCCCatcttacttttacttttctttgcATAGAGCACCACACTGTCTGGGTGAGCGTGCACGTCACAGGTGTACctctgtttgctgtcactggaTGCCGAGGCTTTGCGTGCAGATCTGGATTTGGCCGCCTTGCTGCTGATGAAGTCTTCAGTCAGATCACATCCATGCAGGGCTTCTGCGTAGCGTTTCTCTGCCGCATGTTTGGCATTCCTCTGTTATCAAAGCACGGCCAGAGAGAGTCAACGTGGAGGCAATcacatggaaataaaagctgaaacaACACACTCAGATACTCCTGCACGGCTGGATTTCACACATCCCAGCACTTATGGTGATGAAATGCTGCACTCTGAGGTTGTGGTgcattaaagggacagttcggATTATTTCAAGTGGGGTTGTGTGAGGTAATTCTCCATAGTCGGTGTATTACTACCTGCAGCAGATGGCGGTTGCCACGCcaccagtttggagaagcagcaAGACACTGAtcaatgtactgctgtggacgggggcagcaggaaaacatagTTTAGCCTCCTAAAACAGACCCTCACTTTAAGTGTACGCTATATTTAGAACATTTCCACCGCTAGAAAttgctgtgagacaactctTTCCAGCAGGGAACtacagctctctttctctccgcTCGCTTTAAAGCCACcggactccactgacaaaaacaggaatctTACCCTGCAGGTACCCTGCTGCCTCGactctttgtgttattgtgcggctttggtgttttacatggttagttcagatccaaactaacatgttagaTCATTGATCGAGGCAGCAAACTTCAGTGTTCctcaaagtaaaatgactgtttttgtcacaggagtctggtggctttgaggagagcgaagagaaagagagagcggcTTCAGTTCTCTTTCAGAGGGGGCTGTCTGACGGCGATGTAAAGCAGTGAGAATATCTTAAATACAGCGTACACTTAAACTGTGCCTCTTTTAGGAGGCTGAAATCAGTTTTCTTCTGCCCCggtccacagcagtacattactTAGTGTCCGTGCCaacgcctgcctgcctgcctctccaAGCCGGGGATGTGCTGAGCACCGTCTACTCTAAGTAATAAACTATGTTTCCTGACCTCACCAGCACCTCTAATTCAAAACCAAGTTTATCTTAACGCTACACTGCAGATATATCTGCTGCTCCCGGGGATGTAGAAACTGGTTTGACTCTCTTCTGCAGTTGATTTCACccagacactgacactgaaaccTGACGTTTAAAAACTCAGGTGAAGTTGTTGGAAATAACCTAATGTGTTGTTACAGAATCTGCTTTTACACAGTTATCCAGAGAAAGTAGAAATATCCACTCAGCCTTTAgtcttatatatttatataaagtcAGAACGTCCCTACTGACCTATGACCTTCAAATGATCTGGTTTTCTGTATGTTTGATGCAGAAACATCATTAAACCTTTAAGTCTTTAAATTAGGCTATGATGTAGTGTTAGGGGGGGGTGGCGGCAGGCCTGAGCTGTTCACCTGTGCAacctgctccagcagcagcggccGCCCCTTCACTCTCTGCTGCATCTCTTTAACCTCCTGCTGGTACTCCCTCCGGCGCTGCAGCTcttgtttcctgcacagaacTCAGGATTACAGGTCGTCCTTCTGCAGTCAGCGACGGCTCAGCTCACGCTGCGGTCATGTTGggttcttttttgttgttgttcttttaaGGTACCTGAATTCTTTGAGTTTATTCTGGTGCGTCTGTGAGAGAGCGAGGTGGGGGTCGTTTGCCTGGGCACGCTTCACCACCACCCTCTGCAgcttcttctccctctgcttctgcCTTTCCttccactgctcctcctcctcctcagccttcttcctctgctccagcACCTTTCTGCTCAGGGAGACAATCTGGTCACAGGTGCAGGGAGGTTTGGACGGGGTGGGGACGTCGGGAGGGCGGGGGCTGGTAGTTGAGGATATGGGTGCAACAATCGGCTACAGGGCGTTAACTATTCTGGAGCGGGTGTTTGGTCGTGAACACACTGAGGGATGTTGGGAAAAGGAGCTCcaacacatttcaaacacagaaGGCAGCTGCTCGGGTCTCTCCGTCTAAACAGGACATCTGAGTTCTGACGCTGTCTCTATCTCAACTAAAATGGTGGAAGCCTCTGGAGTCCTAAAGTGGTACCTCACTGCCTCGTGGCGCTTTTTGGTGGcatctgtgactttggtggGCAGGAGCTCCAGGCTGCCAGACAGGGAAGAACAGACGCTTGAGTTTGCCGTCCGAGATTGGCCGGAGCCGACGTACGGCCAGCGCGGCATCCGAGGGCTGCTCTGCTCCTTCTCGATGTCGGCCAGGATGCGTTCCCGGTGCGAAGAGATCTGCGACGTCCTCAGTTCAAAAGGTTCGCATGCAGTCGTGGGCTTCacctctttctgtttctccagCTGTTTCTGGAAGCGTCTGTAACTGGCGTCAAAGTCGGGTATCTCTTTGTTGATACGGGGTCTGTGGGAGAAGTCGTccgctgtgctgctgtttttggaATTCTTGCGGTCGCTGAGTCGTCGTGCGAGCATGCTGGGAGGCATTGACGCACTCCGGAGCATCTCCTGAGCTCTCATCTGAATCTTGATGGAGCGGTAGAGCTgctcctccttcacctgctcCCCTGATGCGGCTGTGTACACTGCCCTTGGCACTGGCTTGGCCTTGAAGGGTTTGGCTTTTTCCTCCGGTTGCGGGTgaaactgctgtttctgttccttcttcagtctctctctctccaggaaGCTGAATGGCTTCTGGGCCGGTCGATGATGCCgatcctctcgctctctcagtGTTCGCCGGCGTTCCTCGTTCCGCTCCTGGAGCTCTTCATAAAGCGGGAGGTGAACGTGAGCCGGTACGGGGCTGGCACGGAACTTCCTCTGGCACTCTGTCAGTTCCTCTAGCTGCCGTCGCAGCTCTGCGTTCTCCTGTTCCATCTCTGAACGCGTCTTTATGCCGTGCTTTCGCCTCTCGGTCTCACGCAGCATCATCTGGAAAGGCTTCGGGACGGTCACTCTGTGTTTCCACTGCTCCTGCTCCCCATCTTTACGCCCCGGCCTcttatttccttttctctttcgTGGTTTCTTCTGGTCTCCCGACAGGCTGTGCAGCGAGGACGACACGTGGCGACTGTGTGGGGACAGTTTAAAGTCCCTCCACATGTTCTTGATGTGTTCTTTGGGAGAAAAAAGCAGGCCTTTCTCTACATCATTACCGGCAGCTTCATCTTCGTCTGAAGAGTCTGACTGTCCGGAGCCCCTCCTGAGTTCCACAGCAGAGTGAGACTTCTTCAAACGGCGTGAAGCTGCTGGGCTGCTGCTCGACCACGGTAGCCTAACAAACACAATGATTACTCATCATATCACAGAGAAACAGTTCATTCTGGAAAAATAATGGGAAAAAGGTGCTATCTTTACTAAATGAACAGTGAGGGAAACTTTGAGCTGGTGCTCCTGAAGCTTATCATAAATAATCTTATAGGCAAGTTTATCTTTTCCTTATTTGTTCCATTAACTGATGAATGATTTTGACTATAAAATGTTTGACAATCCCCAAAAGTGTGAAAAGAGCCCAAAGTGATGTATTTAAATATCTTagtttgtccaaccaacagtctaaaacccaaagcTTCTCAGTTTCTAATcatgtaaaagcagaaaatcctcaaatcGAGGAAGCAGGAAcgtttttttaa from Pempheris klunzingeri isolate RE-2024b chromosome 3, fPemKlu1.hap1, whole genome shotgun sequence includes the following:
- the fam161a gene encoding protein FAM161A, whose amino-acid sequence is MANAHRTNVLVTSCLKTPVDPHTKAPLASYERERVLPYTATGHMDNRDYEKELEYEDSGSDFCDDDLLGNGGPLQMTDYRAAGDRLDLSEIFFSNEEYYSKLEELKRAHLRTMAELESMYRRKLQLKSMEPLDMETGRRLPWSSSSPAASRRLKKSHSAVELRRGSGQSDSSDEDEAAGNDVEKGLLFSPKEHIKNMWRDFKLSPHSRHVSSSLHSLSGDQKKPRKRKGNKRPGRKDGEQEQWKHRVTVPKPFQMMLRETERRKHGIKTRSEMEQENAELRRQLEELTECQRKFRASPVPAHVHLPLYEELQERNEERRRTLREREDRHHRPAQKPFSFLERERLKKEQKQQFHPQPEEKAKPFKAKPVPRAVYTAASGEQVKEEQLYRSIKIQMRAQEMLRSASMPPSMLARRLSDRKNSKNSSTADDFSHRPRINKEIPDFDASYRRFQKQLEKQKEVKPTTACEPFELRTSQISSHRERILADIEKEQSSPRMPRWPYVGSGQSRTANSSVCSSLSGSLELLPTKVTDATKKRHEAVRKVLEQRKKAEEEEEQWKERQKQREKKLQRVVVKRAQANDPHLALSQTHQNKLKEFRKQELQRRREYQQEVKEMQQRVKGRPLLLEQVAQRNAKHAAEKRYAEALHGCDLTEDFISSKAAKSRSARKASASSDSKQSDQEGSDFGFEPLRYRKVFLNDEDAEVDPDEREDEASTSHRDGEDSRHYSDESCHYSDDHENYSDEGERDAEANDGEGDAEANDGEGDAEANDGEGDAEANDGEGDAEAKQEEEGE